From one Neovison vison isolate M4711 chromosome 1, ASM_NN_V1, whole genome shotgun sequence genomic stretch:
- the FLT4 gene encoding vascular endothelial growth factor receptor 3 isoform X4, whose translation MQRGAALCLRLWLCLGLLDGERGLAKGYSMTPPTLNITEETHIIDASDSLSISCRGQHPLEWSWPGAQEAPATGEKDGEDTGVVRDCEGTDTRPYCKILLLQEARANDTGSYRCYYKYIKARIEGTTAASTYVFVRDVEQPFINKPDTFLVNRKDSMWVPCLVSIPGLNVTLRSQSSVLRPDGQEVVWDDRRGMRVPTPLLRDALYLQCETTWGGQDFLSNPFLVHITAGNELYDIQLFPKKSLELLVGEKLVLNCTVWAEFNSGVTFDWDYPGKQAERGKWVPERRSQQTHTELSSILTIHNVSQHDLGPYVCEANNGIQRFRESTEVIVHEKPFISVEWLKGPVLEATAGDELVKLPVKLAAYPPPEFQWYKDRKSVSGRQSPHALVLKEVTEASAGTYTLALWNSAAGLRRNISLELVVNVPPHIHEKEASSPSTYSRHSRQALTCTAYGVPPPLSVQWHWRPWTPCKAFTQRSLSRRQQRDHMPQCRDWREVTTQDAVNPIESLDTWTEFVEGKNKTVSKLVIQNANVSAMYKCVVFNKVGQDERLIYFYVTNIPDGFSIKSEPSEEPLEGQEVRLSCRSDNYTYEQMRWYRLNLSTLHDAHGNPLLLDCKNVHLFATPLAAHLEEAEPDARHATLTLTIPSVAPEHEGDYVCEVQDRRSHDKHCHKKYLSVQALEAPRLTQNLTDLLVNVSDSLEMRCPVAGAHVPSILWYKDERLLEEESGIDLVDSNQKLSIQRVREEDAGRYLCSVCNAKGCVNSSASVAVEGSEDKGSMEIVILIGTGVIAVFFWVLLLLIFCNMRRPAHADIKTGYLSIIMDPGEVPLEEQCEYLSYDASQWEFPRERLHLGRVLGHGAFGKVVEASAFGIHKGSSCDTVAVKMLKEGATASEHRALMSELKILIHIGNHLNVVNLLGACTKPNGPLMVIVEFCKYGNLSNFLRAKREAFSPYAEKSPEQRRRFRAMVEGAKADRRRPGSSERALLSRLLMGKGGAGRAPPAQEAQDLWLSPLTMEDLICYSFQVARGMEFLASRKCIHRDLAARNILLSECDVVKICDFGLARDIYKDPDYVRKGSARLPLKWMAPESIFDKVYTTQSDVWSFGVLLWEIFSLGASPYPGVQINEEFCQRLKEGTRMRAPELATPAIRTIMLSCWSGDPKERPAFSELVEILGDLLQGGGRQQEEDCMAPCGSQSLDEGSFLQASTTALHVAEADPEDSPSSLHRHSLAARYYNCVSFPGCLARGTQMQDSSRMKTFEEFPMTPTIYKASVDNQTDSGMVLASEEFEQLESSCKGPGRNVDVTRAHPDIQGRRRRPDRGTRGGQVFYNSEYGELAGPQDEGDRPPSARAPFFADDSY comes from the exons GCCTGGCGAAGGGCTACTCCATGACCCCCCCAACCCTAAACATCACAGAGGAGACACACATCATTGACGCCAGTGACAGCCTGTCCATCTCCTGCAG AGGGCAGCACCCCCTTGAGTGGTCCTGGCCAGGGGCTCAGGAGGCACCAGCCACAGGGGAGAAGGACGGCGAGGACACAGGGGTGGTGCGAGACTGCGAAGGCACAGACACCAGGCCCTACTGCAAGATACTGCTGCTGCAGGAGGCCCGGGCCAACGACACGGGCAGCTACCGCTGCTACTACAAGTACATCAAAGCCCGCATCGAGGGCACCACGGCCGCCAGCACCTACGTGTTCGTGAGAG acGTGGAGCAGCCGTTCATCAACAAGCCAGATACGTTCCTGGTCAACAGGAAGGACTCCATGTGGGTGCCCTGCTTGGTGTCCATCCCTGGCCTCAATGTCACGCTGCGATCG CAAAGCTCAGTGCTGCGGCCCGACGGGCAGGAGGTGGTCTGGGATGACCGCAGGGGAATGCGCGTGCCCACACCGCTGCTGCGGGACGCCCTCTACCTGCAGTGTGAGACCACCTGGGGTGGCCAAGACTTCCTATCCAACCCCTTCCTCGTGCACATCACAG CAGGCAATGAGCTCTATGACATCCAGCTGTTCCCCAAGAAGTCGCTGGAGCTGCTGGTCGGAGAAAAGCTGGTCCTGAACTGCACCGTGTGGGCCGAGTTCAACTCGGGCGTCACCTTCGACTGGGACTATCCAGGGAAGCAG GCAGAGCGGGGTAAGTGGGTGCCAGAGCGGCGCTCCCAGCAGACTCacacagagctctccagcatCCTGACCATCCACAACGTCAGCCAGCACGATCTGGGCCCATACGTGTGCGAGGCCAACAACGGCATCCAGCGATTCCGGGAGAGCACCGAGGTCATTGTGCACG AAAAGCCCTTCATCAGCGTCGAGTGGCTCAAGGGTCCGGTCCTGGAGGCCACAGCAGGAGACGAACTGGTGAAGCTGCCCGTGAAGCTAGCGGCGTACCCCCCACCAGAGTTCCAATG GTACAAGGACAGAAAGTCAGTGTCCGGGCGCCAGAGTCCGCATGCCCTGGTACTCAAGGAGGTGACGGAGGCCAGTGCGGGCACCTACACCCTGGCCCTGTGGAACTCCGCGGCCGGCCTGAGGCGCAACATCAGCCTGGAGCTAGTGGTAAACG TGCCACCCCACATCCATGAGAAGGAggcctcctcccccagcacctACTCCCGCCACAGTCGCCAGGCCCTCACCTGCACCGCCTACGGGGTCCCCCCTCCTCTCAGCGTCCAGTGGCACTGGCGACCGTGGACTCCCTGCAAGGCCTTCACCCAGCGCAGCCT CAGCCGGCGGCAGCAGAGAGACCACATGCCACAGTGTCGGGACTGGAGAGAAGTGACCACGCAGGATGCCGTGAATCCCATTGAAAGCCTGGACACGTGGACCGAGTTTGTGGAAGGGAAGAATAAG ACGGTGAGCAAGCTAGTGATCCAGAACGCCAATGTGTCTGCCATGTACAAGTGTGTGGTCTTCAACAAAGTGGGCCAGGATGAGCGGCTCATCTACTTCTATGTGACCA ACATCCCCGATGGCTTCAGCATAAAATCCGAGCCATCGGAGGAGCCCCTGGAGGGCCAGGAGGTGCGCCTGAGCTGCCGGTCTGACAACTACACCTACGAGCAAATGCGCTGGTACCGCCTCAACCTGTCCACACTGCACGACGCCCACGGGAACCCGCTGCTGCTTGACTGCAAGAACGTGCACCTCTTCGCTACGCCTCTGGCCGCCCACCTGGAGGAGGCAGAGCCAGACGCGCGCCACGCCACGCTCACCTTGACCATCCCCAGCGTGGCGCCTGAACATGAGGGCGACTATGTATGCGAGGTGCAGGACCGCCGCAGCCACGACAAGCACTGCCACAAGAAGTACCTGTCAGTGCAGG ccctggaagCCCCGCGTCTCACGCAGAACTTGACGGACCTGCTGGTGAACGTGAGCGACTCCCTGGAGATGCGGTGCCCAGTGGCCGGGGCACACGTGCCCAGCATCTTGTGGTACAAAGATGAGAGGCTGCTGGAGGAAGAGTCTG GAATAGACCTGGTGGACTCGAACCAGAAGCTGAGCATACAGCGTGTGCGTGAGGAGGACGCGGGCCGCTATCTGTGCAGCGTGTGCAACGCCAAGGGCTGCGTCAACTCCTCTGCCAGCGTGGCTGTGGAAG GCTCCGAGGATAAAGGCAGCATGGAGATCGTGATCCTCATTGGCACTGGTGTCATCGCTGTCTTCTTctgggtcctcctcctcctcatcttctgTAACATGAGGAGG cCAGCCCACGCAGACATCAAGACCGGCTACCTGTCCATCATCATGGACCCCGGGGAGGTGCCTCTGGAGGAGCAGTGTGAATACCTGTCCTATGACGCCAGCCAGTGGGAGTTCCCCCGGGAGCGGCTGCATCTTG GGAGAGTCCTTGGCCATGGAGCCTTCGGTAAGGTGGtggaagcctctgcttttggaaTCCACAAGGGCAGCAGCTGCGACACTGTGGCTGTGAAAATGCTGAAAG AGGGTGCCACAGCTAGCGAACATCGAGCCTTGATGTCGGAGCTCAAGATCCTAATCCACATCGGTAACCACCTCAATGTAGTCAACCTCCTGGGAGCGTGCACCAAGCCGAATG GCCCCCTCATGGTGATCGTGGAGTTCTGCAAGTATGGCAATCTCTCCAACTTCTTGCGCGCCAAGCGGGAGGCCTTCAGCCCCTATGCG GAGAAGTCCCCTGAGCAGCGAAGGCGCTTTCGAGCCATGGTAGAAGGTGCCAAAGCGGACCGGCGGAGGCCGGGAAGCAGCGAGCGGGCCCTCCTCTCCCGGCTCCTGATGGGCAAGGGCGGGGCTGGACGGGCCCCTCCGGCCCAAGAAG CCCAGGACCTGTGGCTGAGCCCACTGACCATGGAGGACCTCATCTGCTACAGCTTCCAGGTGGCCCGAGGGATGGAGTTTCTGGCCTCCCGCAAG TGCATCCACAGGGACCTGGCTGCTCGGAACATCTTGTTGTCAGAATGCGACGTAGTGAAGATCTGTGACTTCGGCCTGGCTCGTGACATCTACAAAGACCCCGACTACGTGCGCAAGGGCAGT GCCCGGCTGCCCCTGAAGTGGATGGCCCCCGAGAGCATCTTTGACAAGGTGTACACCACACAGAGTGATGTATGGTCCTTTGGGGTGCTGCTCTGGGAGATCTTCTCCCTGG GGGCCTCCCCCTACCCAGGGGTGCAGATCAACGAGGAGTTCTGCCAGCGGCTAAAGGAGGGCACAAGGATGCGAGCCCCAGAGTTAGCCACTCCTGCCAT ACGCACCATCATGCTAAGCTGCTGGTCAGGGGACCCCAAAGAGAGGCCTGCGTTCTCAGAGCTGGTGGAGATCCTGGGGGACCTGCTGCAGGGTGGGGGCCGACAG CAGGAGGAGGACTGCATGGCCCCCTGTGGCTCTCAGAGCTTGGATGAGGGCAGCTTCTTGCAAGCATCCACCACTGCCCTGCACGTGGCCGAGGCAGACCCTGAGGACAGCCCATCGAGCCTGCACCGGCACAGCCTGGCCGCCAG ATACTATAACTGTGTGTCCTTTCCCGGGTGCCTGGCCAGAGGGACTCAGATGCAGGACTCCTCCAGGATGAAGACGTTCGAAGAATTTCCCATGACCCCGACGATCTACAAGGCCTCCGTG GATAACCAGACAGACAGTGGGATGGTGCTGGCCTCCGAGGAGTTTGAGCAGCTGGAGAGCAG CTGTAAAGGACCGGGCCGGAACGTGGACGTGACCAGGGCTCACCCTGATATCcaagggcggcggcggcggccagaCCGGGGGACACGGGGAGGGCAGGTGTTCTACAACAGCGAGTACGGGGAGCTGGCGGGGCCCCAGGATGAGGGCGACCGCCCCCCGTCTGCCCGCGCCCCCTTCTTCGCAGATGATAGTTACTGA
- the FLT4 gene encoding vascular endothelial growth factor receptor 3 isoform X1 produces the protein MQRGAALCLRLWLCLGLLDGERGLAKGYSMTPPTLNITEETHIIDASDSLSISCRGQHPLEWSWPGAQEAPATGEKDGEDTGVVRDCEGTDTRPYCKILLLQEARANDTGSYRCYYKYIKARIEGTTAASTYVFVRDVEQPFINKPDTFLVNRKDSMWVPCLVSIPGLNVTLRSQSSVLRPDGQEVVWDDRRGMRVPTPLLRDALYLQCETTWGGQDFLSNPFLVHITAGNELYDIQLFPKKSLELLVGEKLVLNCTVWAEFNSGVTFDWDYPGKQAERGKWVPERRSQQTHTELSSILTIHNVSQHDLGPYVCEANNGIQRFRESTEVIVHEKPFISVEWLKGPVLEATAGDELVKLPVKLAAYPPPEFQWYKDRKSVSGRQSPHALVLKEVTEASAGTYTLALWNSAAGLRRNISLELVVNVPPHIHEKEASSPSTYSRHSRQALTCTAYGVPPPLSVQWHWRPWTPCKAFTQRSLSRRQQRDHMPQCRDWREVTTQDAVNPIESLDTWTEFVEGKNKTVSKLVIQNANVSAMYKCVVFNKVGQDERLIYFYVTNIPDGFSIKSEPSEEPLEGQEVRLSCRSDNYTYEQMRWYRLNLSTLHDAHGNPLLLDCKNVHLFATPLAAHLEEAEPDARHATLTLTIPSVAPEHEGDYVCEVQDRRSHDKHCHKKYLSVQALEAPRLTQNLTDLLVNVSDSLEMRCPVAGAHVPSILWYKDERLLEEESGIDLVDSNQKLSIQRVREEDAGRYLCSVCNAKGCVNSSASVAVEGSEDKGSMEIVILIGTGVIAVFFWVLLLLIFCNMRRPAHADIKTGYLSIIMDPGEVPLEEQCEYLSYDASQWEFPRERLHLGRVLGHGAFGKVVEASAFGIHKGSSCDTVAVKMLKEGATASEHRALMSELKILIHIGNHLNVVNLLGACTKPNGPLMVIVEFCKYGNLSNFLRAKREAFSPYAEKSPEQRRRFRAMVEGAKADRRRPGSSERALLSRLLMGKGGAGRAPPAQEAQDLWLSPLTMEDLICYSFQVARGMEFLASRKCIHRDLAARNILLSECDVVKICDFGLARDIYKDPDYVRKGSARLPLKWMAPESIFDKVYTTQSDVWSFGVLLWEIFSLGASPYPGVQINEEFCQRLKEGTRMRAPELATPAIRTIMLSCWSGDPKERPAFSELVEILGDLLQGGGRQQEEDCMAPCGSQSLDEGSFLQASTTALHVAEADPEDSPSSLHRHSLAARYYNCVSFPGCLARGTQMQDSSRMKTFEEFPMTPTIYKASVDNQTDSGMVLASEEFEQLESSSCKGPGRNVDVTRAHPDIQGRRRRPDRGTRGGQVFYNSEYGELAGPQDEGDRPPSARAPFFADDSY, from the exons GCCTGGCGAAGGGCTACTCCATGACCCCCCCAACCCTAAACATCACAGAGGAGACACACATCATTGACGCCAGTGACAGCCTGTCCATCTCCTGCAG AGGGCAGCACCCCCTTGAGTGGTCCTGGCCAGGGGCTCAGGAGGCACCAGCCACAGGGGAGAAGGACGGCGAGGACACAGGGGTGGTGCGAGACTGCGAAGGCACAGACACCAGGCCCTACTGCAAGATACTGCTGCTGCAGGAGGCCCGGGCCAACGACACGGGCAGCTACCGCTGCTACTACAAGTACATCAAAGCCCGCATCGAGGGCACCACGGCCGCCAGCACCTACGTGTTCGTGAGAG acGTGGAGCAGCCGTTCATCAACAAGCCAGATACGTTCCTGGTCAACAGGAAGGACTCCATGTGGGTGCCCTGCTTGGTGTCCATCCCTGGCCTCAATGTCACGCTGCGATCG CAAAGCTCAGTGCTGCGGCCCGACGGGCAGGAGGTGGTCTGGGATGACCGCAGGGGAATGCGCGTGCCCACACCGCTGCTGCGGGACGCCCTCTACCTGCAGTGTGAGACCACCTGGGGTGGCCAAGACTTCCTATCCAACCCCTTCCTCGTGCACATCACAG CAGGCAATGAGCTCTATGACATCCAGCTGTTCCCCAAGAAGTCGCTGGAGCTGCTGGTCGGAGAAAAGCTGGTCCTGAACTGCACCGTGTGGGCCGAGTTCAACTCGGGCGTCACCTTCGACTGGGACTATCCAGGGAAGCAG GCAGAGCGGGGTAAGTGGGTGCCAGAGCGGCGCTCCCAGCAGACTCacacagagctctccagcatCCTGACCATCCACAACGTCAGCCAGCACGATCTGGGCCCATACGTGTGCGAGGCCAACAACGGCATCCAGCGATTCCGGGAGAGCACCGAGGTCATTGTGCACG AAAAGCCCTTCATCAGCGTCGAGTGGCTCAAGGGTCCGGTCCTGGAGGCCACAGCAGGAGACGAACTGGTGAAGCTGCCCGTGAAGCTAGCGGCGTACCCCCCACCAGAGTTCCAATG GTACAAGGACAGAAAGTCAGTGTCCGGGCGCCAGAGTCCGCATGCCCTGGTACTCAAGGAGGTGACGGAGGCCAGTGCGGGCACCTACACCCTGGCCCTGTGGAACTCCGCGGCCGGCCTGAGGCGCAACATCAGCCTGGAGCTAGTGGTAAACG TGCCACCCCACATCCATGAGAAGGAggcctcctcccccagcacctACTCCCGCCACAGTCGCCAGGCCCTCACCTGCACCGCCTACGGGGTCCCCCCTCCTCTCAGCGTCCAGTGGCACTGGCGACCGTGGACTCCCTGCAAGGCCTTCACCCAGCGCAGCCT CAGCCGGCGGCAGCAGAGAGACCACATGCCACAGTGTCGGGACTGGAGAGAAGTGACCACGCAGGATGCCGTGAATCCCATTGAAAGCCTGGACACGTGGACCGAGTTTGTGGAAGGGAAGAATAAG ACGGTGAGCAAGCTAGTGATCCAGAACGCCAATGTGTCTGCCATGTACAAGTGTGTGGTCTTCAACAAAGTGGGCCAGGATGAGCGGCTCATCTACTTCTATGTGACCA ACATCCCCGATGGCTTCAGCATAAAATCCGAGCCATCGGAGGAGCCCCTGGAGGGCCAGGAGGTGCGCCTGAGCTGCCGGTCTGACAACTACACCTACGAGCAAATGCGCTGGTACCGCCTCAACCTGTCCACACTGCACGACGCCCACGGGAACCCGCTGCTGCTTGACTGCAAGAACGTGCACCTCTTCGCTACGCCTCTGGCCGCCCACCTGGAGGAGGCAGAGCCAGACGCGCGCCACGCCACGCTCACCTTGACCATCCCCAGCGTGGCGCCTGAACATGAGGGCGACTATGTATGCGAGGTGCAGGACCGCCGCAGCCACGACAAGCACTGCCACAAGAAGTACCTGTCAGTGCAGG ccctggaagCCCCGCGTCTCACGCAGAACTTGACGGACCTGCTGGTGAACGTGAGCGACTCCCTGGAGATGCGGTGCCCAGTGGCCGGGGCACACGTGCCCAGCATCTTGTGGTACAAAGATGAGAGGCTGCTGGAGGAAGAGTCTG GAATAGACCTGGTGGACTCGAACCAGAAGCTGAGCATACAGCGTGTGCGTGAGGAGGACGCGGGCCGCTATCTGTGCAGCGTGTGCAACGCCAAGGGCTGCGTCAACTCCTCTGCCAGCGTGGCTGTGGAAG GCTCCGAGGATAAAGGCAGCATGGAGATCGTGATCCTCATTGGCACTGGTGTCATCGCTGTCTTCTTctgggtcctcctcctcctcatcttctgTAACATGAGGAGG cCAGCCCACGCAGACATCAAGACCGGCTACCTGTCCATCATCATGGACCCCGGGGAGGTGCCTCTGGAGGAGCAGTGTGAATACCTGTCCTATGACGCCAGCCAGTGGGAGTTCCCCCGGGAGCGGCTGCATCTTG GGAGAGTCCTTGGCCATGGAGCCTTCGGTAAGGTGGtggaagcctctgcttttggaaTCCACAAGGGCAGCAGCTGCGACACTGTGGCTGTGAAAATGCTGAAAG AGGGTGCCACAGCTAGCGAACATCGAGCCTTGATGTCGGAGCTCAAGATCCTAATCCACATCGGTAACCACCTCAATGTAGTCAACCTCCTGGGAGCGTGCACCAAGCCGAATG GCCCCCTCATGGTGATCGTGGAGTTCTGCAAGTATGGCAATCTCTCCAACTTCTTGCGCGCCAAGCGGGAGGCCTTCAGCCCCTATGCG GAGAAGTCCCCTGAGCAGCGAAGGCGCTTTCGAGCCATGGTAGAAGGTGCCAAAGCGGACCGGCGGAGGCCGGGAAGCAGCGAGCGGGCCCTCCTCTCCCGGCTCCTGATGGGCAAGGGCGGGGCTGGACGGGCCCCTCCGGCCCAAGAAG CCCAGGACCTGTGGCTGAGCCCACTGACCATGGAGGACCTCATCTGCTACAGCTTCCAGGTGGCCCGAGGGATGGAGTTTCTGGCCTCCCGCAAG TGCATCCACAGGGACCTGGCTGCTCGGAACATCTTGTTGTCAGAATGCGACGTAGTGAAGATCTGTGACTTCGGCCTGGCTCGTGACATCTACAAAGACCCCGACTACGTGCGCAAGGGCAGT GCCCGGCTGCCCCTGAAGTGGATGGCCCCCGAGAGCATCTTTGACAAGGTGTACACCACACAGAGTGATGTATGGTCCTTTGGGGTGCTGCTCTGGGAGATCTTCTCCCTGG GGGCCTCCCCCTACCCAGGGGTGCAGATCAACGAGGAGTTCTGCCAGCGGCTAAAGGAGGGCACAAGGATGCGAGCCCCAGAGTTAGCCACTCCTGCCAT ACGCACCATCATGCTAAGCTGCTGGTCAGGGGACCCCAAAGAGAGGCCTGCGTTCTCAGAGCTGGTGGAGATCCTGGGGGACCTGCTGCAGGGTGGGGGCCGACAG CAGGAGGAGGACTGCATGGCCCCCTGTGGCTCTCAGAGCTTGGATGAGGGCAGCTTCTTGCAAGCATCCACCACTGCCCTGCACGTGGCCGAGGCAGACCCTGAGGACAGCCCATCGAGCCTGCACCGGCACAGCCTGGCCGCCAG ATACTATAACTGTGTGTCCTTTCCCGGGTGCCTGGCCAGAGGGACTCAGATGCAGGACTCCTCCAGGATGAAGACGTTCGAAGAATTTCCCATGACCCCGACGATCTACAAGGCCTCCGTG GATAACCAGACAGACAGTGGGATGGTGCTGGCCTCCGAGGAGTTTGAGCAGCTGGAGAGCAG CAGCTGTAAAGGACCGGGCCGGAACGTGGACGTGACCAGGGCTCACCCTGATATCcaagggcggcggcggcggccagaCCGGGGGACACGGGGAGGGCAGGTGTTCTACAACAGCGAGTACGGGGAGCTGGCGGGGCCCCAGGATGAGGGCGACCGCCCCCCGTCTGCCCGCGCCCCCTTCTTCGCAGATGATAGTTACTGA